One Cryptosporidium parvum Iowa II chromosome 5, whole genome shotgun sequence DNA segment encodes these proteins:
- a CDS encoding cysteine rich protein having a signal peptide, translating to MHSITITVLFCLLILCFNSVLIFCNSSLESIPRFQLEDLQLDPENLSENFIRTQNGWNNGGEKLKDEQLSILPGYMREITGSSSSCPASRSCNVNRSDVDELAERVFILQSEISELSVDLSWYKVCAFSISIIDTKTSFMSHCRSSGISFLLSRPVTKLLEQSIVRLCRNMPQYSTCNGVDLALDSLTEELFTATIPHVLPIAKKSLAFTHFCFVSSRSIRARTREEYLEICQDSILLLLNLHEMSGSQITSSIAEQICKSTWIFNTECNGFSNTKLISEIAFEMFVLIRKEGIPNIDMNNVCQLLTKISPTLRIPSDTKTPISSKKRYLYECAMYLTSMIEHEKLANHSDNKYESMEKFYSRGEIVKRFHDIATSICTSVSFYQKKSKKKIFIPGFKKKKIMEKKQGESILELFMNLMQSVKATSRRVLGWTIELPFPGSDESKAMLMLGYSLNTVDVRSIQNPQYIRMLAILHSKKYILPKTAYNIWRDSVLSIGIEILPPFTPSLTPGIIARPEKDIVDLKLNCGSNNEDVDALALELLSVSHENNLTNLKFYQFCKPSESLVGVRSEDFYSSCIEALKYIPELDIHTNKITGKYLAIPLHKISKLCQDTPRWESTSSGLSYASLIIQDNLRKKDEFNKTMKPYSKLSMLTDRDIHSYVIKTAARSALERSAASEQICKQLKPVYSEEDNSFQFNTQIDPDNLQSIANILFRKAVSLLDEDKQLALSLSGNIVKGSNPVTFESFCSLVLALSKVEKKYFNSECARNLRLMFRQKVVINGNVRLATIKSRTITKICMSSPLFEKCGNYKNNEIDEISYDLLLGAQKLRFTSITYRHICSVVKNIRRGEIKSLIPKGQTNNTNISSFFNSDCIYGLRTLSIGARHAEIICSATRFWVMCGSHMDSEVDALASQIYSEVVQNTGLARFITVSLFELVDFCPIAEALLHEVDLRFFNRECVNALAAMSISKEYGMSICQSSRHWQGTCIGTLDEHSSIIEQIDPIAGALYKSSQDLGYLDILFSDFCDSAKELFSIKEVTETGKVLEGHETSMFHTDCPKIVSNMLHSLSEEHSIGVTKFKINSRTIRSISSENFEKAEMICQNFFNYFDPNYGASQVEEYDEADFRRNEIERFSVRNPGENTNPNTVFFHGKSYNQRMAGNSYYGRHYRYNWANLLGQKFFIPSNRINDEFREEILENNNRAEGYKDLQYLPYGTNLEHIQNTVYKGKEYNSGT from the coding sequence ATGCATTCTATAACAATTACagtattattttgtttacTAATTCTGTGCTTTAATAGTGTTCTAATCTTCTGTAATAGTTCATTGGAATCCATTCCCAGATTTCAGCTTGAAGATTTACAACTTGATCCAGAAAATTTATCTGAAAATTTTATTCGAACTCAAAATGGTTGGAATAATGGAGGTGAAAAGCTAAAAGATGAACAACTAAGTATTCTTCCTGGATATATGAGAGAAATTACTGGCTCTAGTTCGTCTTGCCCTGCTTCTAGATCATGTAATGTTAATAGGAGTGATGTAGATGAATTAGCTGAACGTGTATTTATTCTCCAATCAGAAATATCTGAACTTTCAGTCGACTTATCTTGGTATAAAGTTTGTgcattttctatttcaattattgaTACGAAAACATCTTTTATGAGCCATTGCAGAAGTTCTggaatttcatttttactTTCAAGACCTGTCACTAAACTGTTGGAGCAATCAATTGTTAGGTTATGCCGCAATATGCCACAATATTCTACGTGCAATGGAGTTGACTTAGCACTTGACTCTTTAACTGAAGAGTTGTTTACAGCAACAATACCACATGTCTTGCCAATTGCAAAAAAATCTCTCGCATTTACACACTTTTGTTTTGTTTCATCAAGAAGTATAAGAGCAAGAACTCGCGAGGAATACTTAGAAATTTGCCAAGATAGTATACTTTTACTTCTAAATTTGCATGAAATGTCGGGATCACAAATTACTTCCTCTATTGCTGAACAAATTTGTAAATCTACATGGATATTTAATACAGAATGTAATGGGTTTAGCAATACAAAATTGATATCTGAAATCGCGTTTGAAATGTTTGTCttaataagaaaagaagGAATTCCAAACATTGATATGAATAATGTTTGTCAATTGCTGACAAAAATTTCTCCCACCCTGCGTATACCATCCGATACAAAAACTCCAATTTCAAGTAAAAAGAGATATCTGTATGAGTGCGCAATGTACCTTACTTCAATGATAGAACATGAAAAGTTGGCCAATCATTCTGACAATAAATATGAATCAATGGAGAAATTTTATTCTCGTGGGGAAATCGTTAAACGCTTTCATGATATTGCAACTTCAATTTGTACTTCTGTTTcattttatcaaaaaaagagtaaaaagaagatttttATTCCGggatttaaaaaaaagaagataatggaaaaaaaacaGGGTGAGTCGATTCTGGAACTATTTATGAATTTGATGCAATCAGTTAAAGCTACGTCTAGAAGAGTGCTTGGTTGGACAATTGAACTACCTTTTCCCGGTAGCGACGAATCAAAAGCAATGCTCATGTTGGGCTATTCATTAAATACTGTAGATGTTAGATCTATCCAAAATCCACAATATATTAGGATGTTAGCCATTCTGCATTCGAAAAAATACATCTTACCAAAAACTGCATACAATATTTGGAGAGATTCTGTACTGTCAATAGGAATTGAAATTTTGCCACCATTCACTCCAAGTCTCACACCTGGAATTATTGCAAGGCCGGAGAAAGATATAGTTGacttaaaattaaattgtGGAAGCAATAACGAGGATGTTGACGCACTTGCACTTGAATTACTAAGTGTTTCGCATGAAAACAATTTAACAAATCTaaaattttatcaattttgTAAACCATCTGAATCTCTTGTTGGTGTTAGGAGTGAGGATTTCTATTCATCATGTATCGAGGCATTAAAGTATATACCAGAACTCGATATTCATACAAACAAAATTACAGGAAAATACTTGGCAATTCCACTTCACAAAATTTCAAAACTATGTCAAGATACTCCCAGATGGGAATCAACTTCATCAGGTCTGTCTTATgcatctttaataattcaggATAATTTGAGGAAGAAAGAcgaatttaataaaacaatGAAACcttattcaaaattgagTATGTTAACAGACAGAGATATACACTCATATGTAATAAAGACAGCAGCCAGGTCTGCTCTAGAACGTTCAGCTGCATCTGAACAAATTTGTAAACAGTTAAAACCAGTATATTCTGAAGAAGATAATAGTTTCCAGTTCAATACCCAAATAGATCCAGATAATCTTCAAAGCATTGCAAATATATTGTTTAGGAAAGCAGTATCGTTATTAGACGAAGATAAACAACTTGCCCTTTCTCTGTCTGGAAATATAGTAAAAGGGTCAAACCCAGTCACATTCGAATCATTCTGCTCCCTTGTGCTTGCTCTCTCAAAAGTtgaaaaaaagtatttcaATTCTGAATGCGCCAGAAATCTGAGATTGATGTTCAGACAAAAGGTGGTTATTAATGGCAATGTAAGACTTGCGACAATTAAATCTAGAACCATTACCAAAATATGTATGTCTTCACCACTGTTTGAAAAATGTGgaaattacaaaaataatgaGATAGATGAAATATCGTATGATCTATTACTGGGTGCCCAAAAACTAAGATTTACTTCAATTACTTATCGTCATATATGCAGCGTCGTGAAGAACATAAGGAGAGGagaaattaaaagtttAATTCCCAAGGGGcaaacaaataatacaaatattagTAGCTTTTTTAATAGCGATTGTATTTATGGGTTAAGAACGCTTTCGATCGGTGCTAGACATGCAGAAATAATATGCAGTGCAACAAGGTTTTGGGTTATGTGTGGGAGCCATATGGACTCAGAAGTTGATGCACTGGCATCACAAATATACTCTGAGGTTGTTCAGAATACTGGCCTTGCAAGGTTCATAACAGTATCTTTATTTGAGTTAGTGGACTTTTGCCCAATTGCTGAAGCTCTATTACATGAAGTGGATTTAAGGTTTTTCAATCGTGAATGTGTAAATGCGCTCGCAGCTATGTCAATAAGTAAGGAATATGGAATGTCAATTTGTCAAAGTTCAAGACATTGGCAGGGTACATGTATTGGAACTTTAGATGAACATTCATCAATCATTGAACAGATAGATCCAATTGCAGGTGCACTATACAAATCCTCACAAGATTTGGGATACTtggatattttatttagCGACTTTTGCGATTCAGCAAAAGAGCTATTTTCTATCAAAGAAGTTACAGAAACAGGAAAAGTTTTGGAAGGTCATGAAACATCAATGTTTCATACTGACTGTCCAAAAATAGTCAGTAATATGCTACATTCATTATCAGAAGAACATTCAATTGGGGTAACAAagttcaaaataaatagtaGGACCATCAGATCTATTTCTTCTGAAAACTTTGAGAAGGCCGAAATGATTTGTCAGaacttctttaattattttgatccTAACTATGGTGCATCTCAAGTAGAAGAATACGATGAAGCAGACTTTAGGAGGAATGAAATAGAAAGGTTTAGTGTGAGAAATCCTGGGGAAAATACCAACCCTAATACTGTTTTCTTTCATGGCAAGTCATATAACCAAAGAATGGCTGGAAATAGCTACTATGGTAGGCACTATAGATATAATTGGGCTAATTTACTGGGccaaaaattctttataCCTAGCAACAGAATTAATGACGAATTTCGTGAagaaattcttgaaaataataatcgAGCAGAAGGATACAAAGACTTGCAATATTTACCCTATGGAACAAATCTTGAACATATTCAAAATACTGTATATAAGGGAAAGGAATACAATTCAGGGACCTGA